One Dysosmobacter welbionis DNA segment encodes these proteins:
- a CDS encoding TVP38/TMEM64 family protein → MSFTKSRQRILFLTAAGLLIVGGGWFLYSTGFFQAASSQESLRAYIDDFAPYSHLCFFLLQFLSVVLAPIPSNITAAAGGVLFGTWPSFFLTFAAVVAGSLLLFWLARVLGRDFAGRFVSRRLSEKYQQILQTKAPVFLTLAFLFPFFPDDLLCILAGLSSLSFRCFAVIVLLARPWGLLFASALGGAAFHVSPWAMVLIGVAGLVLFLLGMKYGDQIEAAILKRLSRRKGNDAAC, encoded by the coding sequence GTGTCTTTTACGAAATCCAGACAGCGTATTCTCTTCCTGACCGCAGCGGGGCTTCTGATTGTCGGAGGTGGATGGTTCCTATACTCCACCGGCTTTTTCCAGGCGGCGTCCTCTCAGGAATCCCTGCGGGCCTACATTGACGACTTTGCGCCATACTCCCACCTGTGTTTTTTCCTGCTCCAATTTCTCTCTGTCGTGCTGGCTCCGATCCCCAGCAATATTACCGCTGCCGCGGGCGGTGTTCTCTTTGGAACATGGCCTTCCTTTTTCCTCACCTTCGCCGCAGTAGTCGCCGGTTCCCTGCTGTTGTTCTGGTTGGCCCGGGTGCTGGGCCGGGACTTTGCCGGGCGTTTTGTCAGCCGGAGGCTGTCTGAAAAATATCAGCAGATCCTCCAGACCAAGGCTCCGGTGTTCCTCACTCTGGCGTTCCTTTTCCCCTTTTTCCCAGACGATCTTCTGTGCATCCTGGCCGGCCTGTCCTCGCTCTCATTCCGTTGCTTTGCGGTGATCGTCCTGCTTGCCCGCCCCTGGGGACTGCTCTTTGCCAGCGCCCTGGGCGGCGCCGCCTTTCATGTCTCTCCGTGGGCGATGGTTTTGATCGGTGTAGCGGGGTTAGTCCTGTTTCTTCTGGGGATGAAATATGGGGATCAGATCGAAGCGGCCATCCTGAAGCGCCTGTCCCGGCGGAAAGGCAATGATGCGGCCTGCTGA